A genomic region of Nymphaea colorata isolate Beijing-Zhang1983 chromosome 2, ASM883128v2, whole genome shotgun sequence contains the following coding sequences:
- the LOC116248805 gene encoding uncharacterized protein LOC116248805 — translation MSGTRRPSRGSNRHVQGRKMVLDVDLNQPASLESRETGTTTVSGRALPSLSYRRQVAPIDVEAIEDVVVISSPTSFTEARNLSRRNNGATVVLDEDTSIRPSYPVATGVRPSRRDCKRERTSSQVVINCDDDDDCGVASTSKRRNVGANVHSKSVNTAPKEVTFTCAVCMGTLTEPMSTICGHIFCKTCIKTSIDVQKKCPTCRRKLTHSNIHRIYLPDASVR, via the exons ATGAGTGGGACACGGAGGCCTTCAAGGGGTTCTAACCGGCATGTCCAAGGTAGGAAGATGGTTCTGGATGTTGACCTGAATCAACCTGCCTCATTAGAAAGCAGGGAAACTGGTACAACCACAGTGAGTGGACGGGCATTGCCATCATTGAGCTACAGAAGGCAAGTTGCTCCAATTGATGTTGAGGCTATTGAAGATGTTGTTGTCATTTCCTCCCCTACGAGCTTTACTGAA GCAAGGAATCTTTCAAGACGCAATAATGGTGCAACAGTTGTGCTTGATGAAGATACAAGCATACGACCAAGTTACCCAG TGGCTACAGGCGTTAGGCCTTCTAGAAGAGACTGCAAACGGGAAAGAACTTCAAGCCAGGTAGTTATCAAttgtgatgatgatgatgattgtgGTGTTGCCAGCACATCAAAG AGGAGAAACGTTGGAGCAAATGTACACAGCAAAAGTGTAAATACTGCGCCGAAGGAAGTGACCTTCACGTGCGCAGTTTGCATGGGTACGCTGACGGAGCCAATGTCTACCATTTGTGGTCATATTTTCTGCAAAACTTGCATCAAGACCAGCATCGACGTTCAAAAGAAATGCCCTACCTGCAGGCGAAAATTGACTCACAGTAACATTCACCGCATTTACCTCCCCGACGCCAGTGTCAGGTGA
- the LOC116248738 gene encoding oleoyl-acyl carrier protein thioesterase, chloroplastic-like, giving the protein MLQGCAVSDLSWTTLLQPSLRRGNVALGPVIRRNLRVSSSLAPRVPDLAVSERLERYHAPESLADRLRLGCLAEDGLSYKERFIVRCYEVGVNKTATIETIANLLQEVGCNHAQSVGFSTDGFATTTTMRKRNLIWVTARMHIEVYKYPAWADVVEIETWCQGEGRIGTRRDFVLKDFATDEVIGRATSKWVMMNHETRRLERVTDDVRDELSAYCPRTLRLAFPEKDSNCLKKIPKIDDSPQHLRTGLMPRRADFDMNQHVNNVTYIGWVLESMPQEVLDTHELQMITLDYRRECQRDDKVDSLTSLEYGESEADPSSLSADAFANGSATGANEHQDNFQFLHFLRLSREGLEINRGRTEWRRKPAS; this is encoded by the exons ATGTTGCAGGGATGCGCCGTTTCCGATTTGTCGTGGACGACGCTCCTCCAACCCTCTCTTCGACGGGGGAACGTTGCTCTGGGGCCCGTAATCCGACGGAATCTCCGGGTGTCTTCGTCGCTCGCTCCGCGAGTGCCAGATCTGGCTGTATCGGAGCGGCTTGAGAGGTATCATGCTCCTGAGAGCCTCGCCGATAGGCTCCGGCTCGGGTGCTTGGCTGAGGACGGCCTTTCTTACAAGGAGAGATTCATCGTCCGCTGCTATGAGGTCGGGGTCAACAAGACGGCCACGATTGAGACGATTGCGAATCTTCTGCAG GAAGTAGGATGCAACCATGCACAAAGTGTTGGGTTCTCAACTGATGGATTCGCTACCACAACcacaatgagaaaaagaaatcttaTATGGGTGACTGCTAGGATGCACATTGAAGTATACAAATACCCTGCTTG GGCGGATGTAGTAGAAATTGAGACATGGTGCCAAGGGGAAGGAAGGATCGGTACAAGACGAGACTTTGTCCTAAAAGATTTTGCAACAGATGAGGTTATTGGAAGGGCAACAAG CAAATGGgtgatgatgaatcatgaaACAAGGCGCCTTGAAAGAGTTACAGATGATGTTAGAGATGAGTTGTCAGCTTACTGTCCACGAACTCTTCG GCTTGCATTTCCAGAAAAGGACAGTAACTGTTTGAAGAAAATCCCTAAGATTGATGATTCTCCACAGCACTTGCGAACAGGACTCATG CCGAGGCGAGCTGATTTTGACATGAATCAGCATGTCAATAATGTCACGTACATTGGCTGGGTGCTTGAG AGTATGCCGCAGGAGGTGCTGGACACCCATGAGCTTCAAATGATCACACTCGACTACCGAAGGGAGTGTCAACGAGATGATAAGGTCGATTCTTTGACTAGCTTGGAGTATGGCGAGTCGGAAGCAGATCCAAGTTCCTTGTCTGCAGACGCTTTTGCCAATGGATCTGCAACTGGAGCTAATGAACACCAGGACAATTTCCAGTTCCTACATTTCTTGAGGTTGTCCCGCGAGGGGCTTGAGATTAACAGGGGAAGGACAGAATGGCGGAGGAAACCAGCAAGCTAA